In Clarias gariepinus isolate MV-2021 ecotype Netherlands chromosome 1, CGAR_prim_01v2, whole genome shotgun sequence, one DNA window encodes the following:
- the LOC128527899 gene encoding uncharacterized protein LOC128527899, producing the protein MILYIYLLLCTSTDFTYSEEVAWQEPLKTVEVGGRVDLVCLCTQQRITTIIWFRQKLGEKPYVIGTSYQQQPAKFYNEFEENDRFKGKIGPRGFNLSISNIELSDSATYYCAVTFLYDISFGQGTVLIVKDKSLKSRTQIQLENIPMVDPGDFMTQCTVVADRCAANHSVYWYRNGIGESPSGIIYTEEQSSGQCKENSSKQTCVYSLPKNLSTADAGTYYCAVAACGEILFANETKLHVKDTHFQIEILVLLSIIRSAVLLFTFAICLLCIHKCHSPKM; encoded by the exons atgattttatatatttacctcCTTCTGTGCACATCTACTG aTTTTACATACAGTGAAGAGGTAGCTTGGCAGGAGCCACTAAAAACTGTTGAAGTTGGAGGCAGAGTTGatcttgtgtgtctgtgtacacAACAGAGAATAACCACTATTATATGGTTTAGACAAAAGCTTGGAGAGAAGCCATATGTAATTGGTACGTCATATCAGCAGCAACCTGCAAAGTTTTATAATGAGTTTGAAGAGAATGACCGGTTTAAAGGCAAAATTGGACCTCGCGGTTTTAATCTGAGCATCTCCAACATAGAACTATCCGACTCAGCTACTTACTACTGTGCTGTCACATTTCTTTATGACATATCATTCGGACAAGGCACAGTTCTAATTGTAAAAG ATAAGTCATTAAAAAGCAGAACGCAAATCCAGCTGGAAAACATTCCAATGGTTGACCCAGGAGACTTCATGACTCAGTGTACAGTCGTCGCTGATCGCTGTGCAGCAAATCACAGTGTGTACTGGTACAGAAATGGCATTGGAGAATCTCCATCAGGAATCATTTACACTGAAGAACAGAGCAGTGGTCAGTGTAAAGAGAACTCTTCTAAACAAACATGTGTTTACAGTCTCCCCAAGAACCTCAGCACTGCCGATGCTGGAACGTACTACTGTGCTGTGGCTGCATGTGGAGAGATACTGTTTGCTAATGAAACTAAGCTGCATGTCAAAG acaCTCATTTTCAGATCGAGATATTAGTACTGCTCTCAATTATAAGATCAGCTGTTCTTCTCTTCACTTTTGCTATTTGTCTACTTTGTATCCATAAATGTCATTCACCAAAGATGTGA
- the LOC128525992 gene encoding uncharacterized protein LOC128525992, giving the protein MLTVGLILLLCAVHLAKTQTDFHSNKSLVFVKEGENVNITCIYRSEMAMHLSWYKHKLGQKPNLISNFYKYDKKATFHHEFKNDTRFSMLNEKGVTHLEIKKLQLSDSATYYCGSAHSNIMEFGEGTELIVKASQLHSISVLQYPIREPAHTGASVTLNCTVITDRCPGDHSVYWFRYNSGESQPGTIYTHGDRNDLCRTNPKTGSRPQTCVYSLPKMNLSLSDAGTYYCAVAVCGQILIGNGTKLDMTSTGLGCSEEIHALVIFSIIRTFVLLCCVIAIIIYCRLIT; this is encoded by the exons atgcTGACTGTGGGATTAATTTTACTTCTATGTGCAGTTC atcttgcaaaaacacaaacagatttTCATTCAAATAAGAGTCTGGTTTTTGTTAAAGAAGGAGAAAATGTGAATATTACTTGCATTTACCGAAGTGAAATGGCAATGCACTTGTCATGGTATAAACATAAACTTGGCCAAAAGCCTAACCTCATCTCCAATTTCTACAAATATGACAAAAAGGCCACATTCCATCATGAATTCAAGAATGATACTCGTTTTAGCATGTTAAATGAGAAAGGTGTGACTCatctggaaataaaaaaattacagctaTCGGACTCGGCCACGTATTACTGTGGAAGCGCTCATTCCAACATTATGGAGTTTGGTGAAGGAACTGAGCTGATAGTAAAAG CTTCACAGCTGCATAGTATTTCTGTGCTCCAGTATCCTATACGAGAACCGGCTCACACCGGAGCCTCTGTAACTCTGAATTGTACCGTCATCACTGATCGCTGTCCAGGAGACCACAGCGTGTACTGGTTCAGATATAACTCTGGAGAATCTCAACCAGGAACCATTTACACTCACGGAGACAGGAATGACTTGTGTAGGACAAACCCTAAAACTGGATCTCGTCCACAGACCTGTGTTTACAGTCTTCCCAAGATGAACCTCAGTCTCTCTGATGCTGGAACTTATTACTGTGCTGTAGCTGTGTGTGGACAGATACTGATTGGAAATGGAACTAAGCTGGATATGACCAGTACAG GTCTTGGTTGCTCTGAAGAAATCCACGCCTTGGTGATTTTTTCTATTATAAgaacttttgttcttttgtgcTGTGttattgcaataataatatattgCAGATTAATCACTTAG